The genomic DNA GCGGCAACAGAGCCGAGACGGTGATGAGCATCTTCGCGTGGGCGTCGGTGAGTTGCTTGGCGATGTCCTTGGCGGTGAACAGCGCGTTGACGGTCGTTGCGGTGGCGCCTGCCCGCAGAATGCCGTGGAAGGCAACGGCGAAGCCGGAGCTGTTGGGAGCCAACAGCCCCACCACGTCACCGACTCCGATGCCCCGGTCGGCCAGGGCGCCGGCGAACGCGTCGATGCGCGTCACCAGATCGCGGTAGGTCAGTTCGGCGCCGGTCGGGGCATCCACCATCGCGACCCTGTCGGCGTCGGCCTCGGTCAAGTCGCCGAACAAGTAGTCGTACACACCGGTTTCGGGGATGTCGACCTCGGGGTACGGGCTGGCAAATGTCACGACACTCCTTCGGTTCGCTGGTCGAGTTCTCGGATCAGTGTTTTGGAGGCCACCAGGCGGTAGGAGGTGTCGATCAGCTCGGCCACCTCCGACCAGTCCACGTCGGCGGCGGCCAGGTCGAGACCCAGCCAGCCGGACGGGCCCAGGTACATGGGATAGAAGAACCGCTGGTCCTGCTCGAACGCAGGTCGCTCGGCCTCGGCGGGCTTGATGATGATCGCGTGGTCGTAGCGCATGACGGCCCCGGACTGCTTGGAGCTGCCGCCGTACCAGACAAAACTCTTCGGGGCGTAGAACACGGGTCGGCCGTGGGAGATCTTCTCGAACGCGCCGGGGAAGGCCAGCGCGATCCGCCGCACTTCGGCAAGGCCGAAGTCGTCATCACGAAACATGATCGGATGCGGCATGACCCCAGGTTAGCCAGGCCCGCAGAGGTGTCGGCCCCTTTCGCTAACGTGACACAGGTGAGCTCACCGGAAGAAGAGACCGACCAGTCGACTGCCGACGCGCGCAGGCAGTGGCAGGAGTTGGCCGACGAGGTGCGCGGCCATCAGTTCCGTTACTACGTCAAAGACGCCCCTGTCATCTCCGACGGCGAGTTCGACGCGCTGCTGGGCCGGCTCACCGCCATCGAAGAGCGTTATCCCGAGCTACGCACCCCAGATTCACCCAGTCAGCTGGTCGGCGGTGCCGGCTTTGCCACCGAGTTCGGTTCCGTCGACCACCTCGAGCGCATGCTGTCGCTGGACAACGCCTTCAACGCCGACGAGCTGGCCGCCTGGGCGGTGCGCATCCGCACCGAGGTCGGCGACGACGTTCACTATCTGTGCGAACTGAAGATCGACGGGGTGGCGCTGGCGTTGGTCTACCGCGACGGCCGACTGGAACGCGCCGCCACCCGCGGCGACGGCCGCACCGGTGAGGACGTGACGCTGAACGCGCGCACCATCGAGGACGTCCCGGAGCGGCTGACGGCCAGCGACGAGTACCCCATTCCCGCCGTGCTCGAGGTGCGCGGTGAGGTGTTCTTCCGGGTGGCCGACTTCGAGGCGCTCAACGCCGGCCTGGTGGAGGACGGCAAGCTCCCGTTCGCCAATCCGCGCAACTCGGCGGCGGGCTCTCTGCGGCAGAAGAACCCCGCGGTCACCGCGCGGCGCAAGCTGCGGATGATCTGCCACGGCCTGGGGCACGCTGAGGGCTTCGCGCCGCCGACGCTGCACGACGCGTACCTGGCGCTCAAGGCCTGGGGCCTGCCCGTGTCCACGCACACCGCCAAGGTGCAGGGCATCGAGGCGGTGCAGGAGCGGGTCAGCTACTGGGGGGAGCACCGCCACGACGTCGAGCACGAGATCGACGGCTTGGTGGTCAAGGTCGACGAGGTGGCGCTGCAGCGCCGCCTCGGCGCCACCTCGCGGGCGCCCCGGTGGGCCATCGCCTACAAGTACCCGCCCGAAGAGGCCACCACCAAGCTGCTCGACATCCGCGTCAACGTCGGCCGTACCGGCCGGGTCACGCCCTTCGCCTACATGGAACCCGTGAAGGTGGCCGGCTCCACCGTCGGGCTGGCCACCCTGCACAACGGGTCGGAGGTCAAGCGCAAGGGCGTGCTGATCGGGGACACCGTCGTCATCCGCAAGGCCGGCGACGTCATCCCGGAGGTGCTCGGCCCTGTGGTCGATCTGCGCGATGGCTCCGAAACCGAGTTCGTGATGCCCACCGTGTGCCCGGAATGCGGGACCACTTTGAAACCGGCGAAAGAGGGCGACGCCGACATCCGCTGCCCCAATTCCCGGTCATGCCCCGCGCAGCTGCGGGAGCGCGTGTTCCACGTGGCCGGGCGCGGCGCCTTCGACATCGAGGGGCTGGGCTACGAGGCGGCCACCGCCCTGCTGCAGGCCGGGGTGATCTCCGATGAGGGAGATCTCTTCACCCTGACCGCCGAAGACCTGCTGCGCACCGAGTTGTTCACCACCAAGGCCGGGGAGCTCTCGGCCAACGGCAAGCGTCTGCTGGCCAATCTGGACAAGTCCAAGGCCCAGCCGCTGTGGCGGGTGCTGGTTGCACTGTCCATCCGCCACGTCGGTCCCACCGCCGCCCGCGCGCTGGCCGGAGAGTTCGGCAGCCTCGAGGCCATCACCGAGGCCACCGAGGAACAACTCGCGGCCACCGAAGGGGTGGGACCCACCATCGCCGCCGCCGTCACCGAGTGGTTCACCGTCGACTGGCACTGCGCCATCGTGGACAAATGGCGCGCCGCCGGGGTGCGGATGGCCGACGAACGGGACGCCAGCATCACACGCACCCTGGAAGGCCTGTCGATCGTGGTCACCGGCTCGCTGACCGGGTTCTCCCGAGACCAGGCCAAAGAGGCCATCCTGGTGCGCGGGGGCAAGGCCGCCGGCTCGGTGTCGAAGAAGACGGCCTACGTGGTGGCCGGTGACGCACCCGGCTCCAAATACGACAAAGCCGTCGAACTGGGCGTGCCGATTCTCGACGAAGACGGCTTCCGGGCGTTGCTGGAGAACGGGCCCGACGTTAGTGACGACCAGTGATGGGTACCAGTTGGCAGATATGACTGCCGCCATGAGAGACGCCATCGATGTCGTCGAGGCCATTTCCCGCCAGTTCTCGGCCACCGTGGTGGGTCAGGACTACCTGCGGGAATCGCTGCTGATCGGTCTGCTCGCGGGCGGCCACGTGCTGCTCGAAGGGGTCCCGGGGCTGGCCAAGACCACCGCCGCCCGCACCGTCGCCCACGCCATCTCCGGAGAGTTCCGCCGTATCCAATGCACACCGGATCTGCTGCCCAGCGACATCATCGGCACCCAGATCTACGACTCCTCGGCGCACACCTTCACCACTCAACTGGGTCCGGTGCACAGCAACATCGTGTTGCTCGACGAGATCAACCGTTCCAGTGCCAAGACCCAGAGCGCCATGCTGGAGGCCATGGAGGAACGACAGACCACCATCGCCGGCGTCGATCACCCCACTCCCGAACCGTTCCTGGTGATCGCCACCCAGAACCCGGTGGATCAGGAGGGCACGTATCCGCTCTCGGAGGCGCAGACCGACCGCTTCATGATCAAGGAGGTGCTGCGGTACCCGACGCCGGCCGAAGAAGCGGAGATGATCTTCCGCATGGAGGCCGGGGTCTACGAGGACAACCGAAAGCCCTCCGCCACAGTCACTCTCGACGACATCCGCCGAGTGCAGCACGCTGCCCGGGCGGTCCACATGGACCCGGTGCTGGTGCGCTACGTCACCGAGCTGGTGCACGTCACGCGGCAGCCGGGCCGTCAGCTGCCTGGGCAGTTGGCCCGGCTGGTCGAATACGGTGCCAGCCCTCGGGCCACCATCGCGTTCTGTCGCTGCGCCAAAGCCAAGGCCGTACTGTCGGGACGCGATCACGTGTTGCCGGAAGACATCAGGGCCTTGGCCCACCGTATCCTGCGGCACCGGCTGATCCTGGGCTTCGAGGCGGTCAACGTCGGTGTCACCGCCGAAGACGTGATCGACGCGGTGCTGCAGACGGTCCGGGTGCCCTGAGCGGCGCTGATGGGCAGGCATCTGCAGCGCGCACGATCACACTTCGGCACCGACACCCGCGGCATGCTCGACGGCGGCCGGTATGCCCTGCTGCACACCAGGACCCTGGAACTCGACGAATTGCGACCCTACCTGCCCGGCGATGACGTGCGTGACATCGACTGGAAAGCATCGGCCCGCTCCACCGACGTCTTGGTGAAACGCTTTGTCTCCGAACAGCATCACAAGATCGTCTTGGTCGCCGATGGGGGTCGCAACGTTGGCGCTCTGGCGCCCGGCGGGGAGGTCAAGCGCGACGTCGCCGTCACCGCGATGGGCGCCGTCGGGTTGATCGCCCTGGCGCGCAGCGACGAGGTCGGTATGGTCTACGGCGACGGCCGCGGCGCGGTGTCGATCCGCAGCCGCCGCGGCGAGGCGCACATCGAGAGCCTGCTGGAGCGGTATTACACCCATGGCACCGACAGCCCGAGCGATATCGGCACCCAGCTCGCCCATGTGGCTCGCGCCCACCGCAGCCGGCTGCTGGTGATCGTGGTGTCCGACGAACCCGATGTCACCCCGGCACTGGAGCAGGCTCTGCAACGATTGTCGGGACGTCACGAGGTGCTGTGGTTACTGACCCCCGACATGCCGGCGCTGGGTGGCGACGACCACCGCGACGGATTCGACGTCGCCACCGGGCGTTTCGTCCTCGGCGCAGCCACCCTGGGCGCACGGGTGGCCGATGCCTACCGCGCCGCCGAAGAGCGCCGCACGGTCAACCTGAACAACTTCCTGACCGCCAACCGGATCCCGTTCGCACGGATCGGGGCCAGCGGCGAGATCCGTTCTGCGCTCACCCAACTCAGTCAGGTCTATCGGCATGCCGGCTGACGATCTGCTGCAGTTCGTCGGGGAACCGCCGGCGTACTCGGGGTGGTGGTTGGTGCTCGGCATCGTGGGCGTGCTCGCGGTGACCGGTTGGTACGTCGGGGTGTATGTGGCGACCAGGCCGACGGCACGCGCAGCGGAGCCGCGCGAGCCAGGGGGCATGCGCAGCTGGGTGATCCGCAGGCGCTTCGGCAACGACGTGCGGGACATCGGCCAACGGCACCGCCGCGGTGAACTCACCGGTGTGCAGGCCTGCGCCGAACTGAGCAGCACCCTACGGGCCTTCCTGGCATCGGCCACCGGGGTGCCGACGCCGTACCAGCACGTCGGGGAGATCGCCTCCAGCGGTGTGCCTCTGGTGGCGTCCGCGGCTCCGCTACTCGGCCGGTTGACCACCGCGCAGTTCGACCCGGCGGCCACCGCCGACGTGGCGGCGCTCGAACGCCAGGCCCAGGAGGTGATCGCGGCGTGGCACTGAACTGGTGGCCGGTGACCCTGGTGGGACTCGCCGCGCTGATCGTTGTGGCCGCGGCGGTGTGGACGGCGCCCTTCGCCACCGACCGCAAACACGTCCGGCACCTGGCCAACGTCGCCCGCTTGACCGCCCTGCCGGAGTACGTCCGGGCCTACCGCATCTACGTCGCCTCCCTGGCGACCGCGCTGGTACTGCTGATCGTGACATTCGCTGCGGCGGTGGTGGCCGGTGCCCGACCGACCGGGCTGCCCGAAGCCGCCCGGGCATTCGACGCCGCCTACCCGCAGGACACGATGCTGTGCCTGGGACAGCCTGTCACCGACCCGGCCAGCGCGCAGTTCCTCGGCTACTACGCCGGTCTCGCGCAGTCCTATGACCGGCAACGGCTGGGACTGACGTCGCAGACGCTGCGCGTCATCCCGCTGACCCGCGACCACACCTACGTCACCGACCGACTGCAGGGTCTGGCGCGTCTGGCCCGCATCCAGCAGCAGGTCGACAGCGGTGCCGCGGTCTCGGATGCCGAGCGCGCCGAACTGCAGGCGCGGGCCGGTGAATTCTCCCGCAATATCGACTACATCGATTACCGGCGCAGCGTCGCAGACGTGCTGGCCCTGTGCCTCAGCGGTTTTCCCGACGATGTCACTGCCCCGCGGCGCCAGCTCGTGTACTTCGGGCCCAGCTCGCTGGGGGCGGCCTCCGACACCAGACGGTCGCTGTTCACTGCCGAGGCGCTCGAGCAACTCGCCCGCGACGCGGACGTGCAGATCAACGTCGTCGCGCGAGCCGATGTGGTGGACTCCGCCGAGTCCACGGACGCGCTGCGCGGGCTGGCCGAATCCACCGGCGGCACCCTGACGCTGTACAACCCGTCCGCGGACGCGCTCGCCGGACCGGGCCTGGATCCGGTGCTCGCAGCGCAACTCGACGGCATCCGCGATCATCCGCCCACCGTCGTCCTGCCCGACGGCCGGCTGGTCACCAGCGCGGCGTGGGACACCCCGCAGCCTGCGCTGATCGCGGCGGCGGTGGCCGCCGTGCTGTTGAGTCTGACGTTGGTGGTGTTGCGCCGATGACGTTCGCACCGGTCGGTTCGACGACCCTGATCCTGGTGATCGCCACCGTGGTGCTCCTCCTGCGGCTGCTGGCGCTGTACCGCGTCTGGGCGCAGCCACGCTCGCGCGGTCGGTGGCAGGCGCTGGCGCGGTGGGCCGGGCTGACGACCGCGGCGCTGCTGCTGGTCGGGGCGGCCGCTCGGCCCGGCGTCGACGCCGACCGCGAGGTGGGGGCCGACGCATCCGCCGCCGCGGGGCCCAACATATTCCTGGTGGTGGACCGCTCGGCCGAGTCGCCTGTGATCGACATGCGCGCGCAGCTCACCGGTGTGCTCGACGAGTACCCCCGCGCCCGCGTCGCCCTCATTTCGTTTGCCACCAGCGCCACCGTCGACTGGCCGCTGTCCGAGGACGTGGCGAGTCTGCGGTCGGTGATCGGCGGGCTGACGGCGTATGTGCCGACTGTGCCGGACCCGCAGCTGCAGGCCAATGCGTTCGCGGCCCGCGATGTACTGCGTAGCAAGATCGACACTGCCGCAACGCAGTACCCGGGCACGCCGAATCTGGTGTTCTACTTCGGCACCGGCGATCCCGACTCGGTGGTGTCTCGCGGCGCGTTCGATCTGGCGCCGGGATCGGTGGCCGGTGGTGCGGTTTTCGAGTACCAGCCCGCGGACCCGGCCCGGTTGCAGGAGATCGCCGACCAGCTCGGGGTGCCGCTCGGTACGGCGCTACCGGACATCGGGGACGCCGCGTCTGTCGAGTCGGTGCAGGTGGCTGACCGACACGAATTCTATTGGGCGGCTGCGCTGTTGGCGGCGCTGCTGCTACTCGCCGAGATTGCCTTCACCCTGCGTGAGTATCACCGGAACAGGCTGCGACGATGAGCAGGCGCCGCCTCGTGCTGTACTCGGCGCCGTTGTGCATCGTGGTGCTGCTGATCAGTATCAAGATGATCAGCGTGGTGGTGCTCGGGGGCTCGGCGCGCGACGACTTCGCCCGCCACGACATCGGGGCACTGGACGCCGACGTGTCCTCGTTGCAGATCCTCGACATCATCGAGCCGGGCACCACCGCGTTCGCCGCGGGTACGGCCGACGTCCTGGCCGGCCGGCTTCCCGATGCCGAGCAGTCGTTCACCGAGGCGCTGGGACATGCCGACTCCTGTCCGGCGCGGGTGAACCTGCTGCTGGTGCGAGAGACGCTGGGGGATCTGGCGTTTCGTGACGGTCAGCGTGACGCGGCCATCGCGCGGTACCGGGACGCCCTGGCGGTGGCCCAAGAGGCCCAGCCGGGGTGTTTCGCGGGCAATGACGACCCCGAGGAACAGCGCCGCGCCGTGCGGGCCGATGCCGTGGCGCGATTGGAGGGCAAGCTCGCGCTGGTGCAGGGGCCGGCCCTGGCGCCACCACCTCCGCCGCCGGCGGTCGCGCCGCCGCCACCTCCGCCGGCCGGCGCCACGGTCGAGGAACCGGCGCAGCCGGATGAACCGCCCGAGCCGCGCACCCTGGGGCCCGGCGACCCGCAAGACCTGTTGCGGCGTCTGCTCGATGACGCCAACTCGGCGGGTGACGGCCGGGAATGAGTGGAAGTCGCTGTTGGCCTGGCGGGGGGATGAGCGAACTCGGCAGGTGACGGCCGGGAATGAGTGGAGGTCGCTGTTGGCCTGGCGGGGGGATGAGCGAACTCGGCGGGTGACGGCCGGGAGTGACCCTCAGCGCAGGATGGTCGCCACGATGCCGGCCAGATACCCGAGCCGGGCCACCTCGGAGGGGCGGAAGTCGGGGCCGCCGGGGCGCCCGAGGATCACCGCGACGTGCGGGTCGCCCAGCGGGGCGGCGGCCAACGTCGTGTCGAAGTCGCGCCACACCTGAGGCACCCAGTCGGCGGTGCCGTCGAGCACCGTCGCACGCTCCAACGGCAACCATGGGGCTGACTGCGCCTGCGTCTCCGGGGCTGCCGGGCTGCCCACCACCCGCTCGATCCCGGCTTCGCTGTGGCGGGCCACCGTGCACCAGCCCACCCGCAGCACCCGCGGGGCCTCGTCTGCCAGCACCTGCAGCTTGCCCGCCGGCGGTGCCGCGGCGATGTGGTCGATGAGCTCCAGTTCGCGGTGCGCCTCCAGCAGCCCGGTGTGCGGGCGGATGCTGTCCACGCGAATGCCCTCGAGCCGCTCGGCCGCGGTGATCAGCATGTCGGGCATGGCGCCGGGCGGGAGGTCCACCACCAGGTCGTCGATGGCGTAACCCGAGGTGCGCTCCACCACGTCGAGGGACAGGATGTCGGCGCCCACCGACCCGAGCGCGACGGCCAGAGAGCCGAGGCTGCCCGGTCGATCGTCCAGCTGGACCCGCAGCAGATACGAAGGCACGCGCAACACTGTCGCACAGTGTCGTTTTTTTGGCCGACTGCGTGGGCCTACTCCGGGCGCAGGTCGACGCCTTTTACATCTGTAGGCTGGTCACCCGTGTCCCAGATCTCCCGAGATGACGTGGCCCACCTGGCCCGACTGGCCCGACTGGCGCTGACCGACGACGAACTGGACAGCTTCTCCGGTCAGCTGGATGCGATTCTCGAGCACGTCAGCCGCATTCAGGCCGTCGACGTCACCGATGTCGCGCCCACCGGAAACCCGCTGAAGGAAGTGAACGTCACCCGTCCCGACGTGGTGGGGCCCTGCCTGACCCAGGAGGAGGCGCTGGCCGAGGCGCCCAACGCCGTCGACGGCCGCTTCGCCGTTCCGCAGATCCTGGGGGAGAGCCAGTGACCGACCTGATCCGCCATACCGCCGCCGAGCTGGCCGACGGTATCGCCGCCAAAGAGTTCTCGTCTGCCGAGGTCACGCAGGCGCACCTGGACCAGATCGAGGCCACCGACCAGCGGTATCACGCGTTCCTGCACGTGGCCGCCGACAAGGCATTGGCCGCCGCGGCCGAGGTCGATGCTGCCGTCGCCGCCGGCGAGCAGCTGCCGTCGGCGCTGGCCGGTGTCCCGCTGGCACTCAAAGATGTGTTCACCACCACCGACATGCCCACCACCTGTGGCTCCAAGATCCTCGAGGGGTGGACCTCGCCGTACGACGCCACCGTCACCGCCAAGCTGCGCGCGGCCGGCATCCCGATCCTGGGCAAGACCAACATGGACGAGTTCGCCATGGGCAGCTCGACGGAGAACTCGGCGTTCGGCCCCACCCGCAACCCGTGGGACACCGACCGGGTGCCCGGCGGGTCCGGCGGCGGCAGCGCCGCGGCGCTGGCGGCATTCCAGGCGCCGCTGGCCATCGGCACCGACACCGGCGGGTCGATCCGTCAGCCCGCCGCCCTGACGGCCACCGTCGGCGTCAAGCCCACCTACGGCACCGTGTCGCGGTACGGCCTGGTGGCGTGTGCGTCGTCGCTGGACCAGGGCGGGCCGTGCGCCCGCACGGTGCTCGACACCGCACTGCTGCATTCCGTCATCGCCGGGCACGATCCGCGGGATTCGACGTCCGTCGACGCCGCGGTGCCCGACGTCGTGGCCGCCGCCAGGGCCGGCGCCACCGGCGATCTGTCCGGGGTGCGGATCGGAGTGGTCAAGCAACTGCGCCAGGGGGAGGGCTACCAGCCGGGGGTGCTGGCCTCCTTCAACGCGGCGGTGGAGCAGCTCAGTGCGCTCGGCGCCGAGGTCAGCGAGGTGGACTGCCCCAACTTCGATCACTCGATGGCGGCCTACTACCTGATCCTGCCGTCGGAGGTGTCGTCCAACCTGGCGCGCTTCGACGCCATGCGGTACGGCCTGCGCGTCGGCGATGACGGCACCCACAGCGCCGAAGAGGTGATGGCGCTCACCCGCGCCGCCGGCTTCGGCCCAGAAGTCAAGCGCCGCATCATGATCGGAACGTACGCGCTGTCGGCGGGTTACTACGACGCGTACTACAACCAGGCGCAGAAAGTTCGCACCCTGATCGCCGGCGACCTGGACGAGGCGTACAAGAAGGTGGACGTGCTGGTCTCACCGGCCACACCGTCGACCGCGTTCCGCCTGGGGGAGAAGGTCGACGACCCGCTGGCGATGTACCTGTTCGACCTGTGCACCCTGCCGCTGAACCTGGCGGGCCACTGCGGCATGTCGGTGCCGTCAGGCCTCTCGCCCGACGACAGCCTTCCGGTGGGGCTGCAGATCATGGCACCCGCGCTGGCCGATGACCGGCTCTACCGTGTGGGCGCCGCGTACGAGGTGGCTCGCGGTGCGCTGCCGACCGCAGTCTGAGAGGGCAGGATAGAAGCATGCGTATTGGAGTTCTGACCGGCGGGGGCGACTGTCCTGGACTCAACGCCGTCATCCGGGCGGTGGTCCGGACCAGCGATGCGCGGTACGGCTCGCAGGTCGTGGGGTTCCTGGACGGTTGGCGGGGGCTGCTGGAGGATCGTCGGATCCAGCTCGCCAACGACGACCGCAACGACCGCCTGCTCGCCAAGGGCGGCACCATGCTGGGCACCGCCCGCACCAACCCGGACACGCTGCGCGCCGGCCTCGACCGGATCAAGCAGACGCTGGAGGACAACGGGATCGACGTACTGATCCCGATCGGCGGCGAGGGCACGCTCACGGCTGCCAGCTGGCTGGCCGACGAAGGGGTGCCGGTGGTCGGTGTCCCGAAGACCATCGACAACGACATCGACTGCACCGACGTGACATTCGGTCACGACACCGCACTGACCATCGCCACCGAGGCCATCGACCGCCTGCACAGCACCGCAGAATCGCATCAGCGGGTGATGCTGGTGGAGGTGATGGGTCGCCACGCCGGCTGGATCGCCCTGAACGCGGGCCTGGCCTCCGGTGCCCACATGACGCTGATCCCGGAGCAGCCCTTCGATGTCGAAGAGGTCTGCCGACTGGTGAAACGACGCTTCCAGCGCGGAGATTCACATTTCATCTGTGTGGTGGCCGAGGGTGCCAAGCCGGCCGAGGGGTCGATGCAGCTGCTGCAGGGCGGCATGGACGAGTTCGGTCACGAGCGCTTCACCGGGGTGGCCCAGCAGCTGGCCGTCGAGGTGGAGAAGCGGATGAACAAAGAGGTGCGCACCACGGTGCTGGGCCACGTCCAGCGTGGCGGCACCCCCACGCCGTACGACCGGGTGCTCGCCACCCGCTTCGGGGTCAACGCCGCCGACGCAGCGCATGCCGGTGAGTACGGGATGATGGTGTCGCTGCGGGGCCAGGACATCGGCCGGGTGCCGCTGGCTGACGCCACCAAGCAACTCAAACTGGTGCCCCAGAGCCGTTACGACGATGCGGCGGCGTTCTTCGGCTGAGGGCCGCACCATTAGGATCGACGCATGACTGTCGCCACCGCTGAACTGCTCGACTACGACGAGGTGATCGCCAAGTACGACCCCGTACTGGGCCTCGAGGTGCACGTCGAGCTGTCCACCGCGACCAAGATGTTCTGCCCGTGCTCCACCACCTTCGGCGCCGAGCCCAACACCCAGGTCTGCCCTGTGTGCCTGGGTATGCCGGGCGCCCTGCCGGTGCTCAACGAGGCCGCCGTGGAGTCGGCCATCCGGATCGGCCTGGCGCTCAACTGCAGTATTGCGCCGTGGGGCCGGTTCGCGCGGAAAAACTACTTCTACCCCGACCAGCCGAAGAACTACCAGATCAGCCAGTACGACGAACCGATCGCGGTCAACGGCTACCTGGACGTGCCGCTCGACGACGGCAGCACCTGGCGGGTGGAGATCGAACGCGCCCACATGGAAGAGGACACCGGCAAGCTCACCCACCTGGGCAGCGAGACCGGCCGCATCGCCGGCGCCACCACCTCGCTGGCCGACTTCAACCGTGCGGGTGTGCCGCTGATCGAGATCGTCACCAAGCCGATCGAGGGCACCGGCGCGCGGGCCCCGGAGATCGCCCGCGCCTACGTCACCGCACTGCGCGACCTGCTGCGTGGCCTCGACGTCTCCGACGTCCGGATGGATCAGGGCTCGATGCGCTGCGATGCCAATGCGTCACTGAAACTCAAGGGCGCCAAGGAGTTCGGTACCCGCACCGAGACCAAGAACGTCAACTCGCTCAAGAGTGTCGAGGTTGCGGTGCGCTACGAGATGCGCAGGCAGGCAGCGGTTTTGGAGGCGGGCGGCACCGTCACCCAGGAGACCCGGCACTTCCACGAGGACGGCTACACCAGCCCAGGCCGCGCCAAGGAAACCGCGGAAGACTACCGGTACTTCCCCGAGCCCGACCTCGAGCCGGTGGCTCCCAGCGACGAACTGGTGGAGCGGTTGCGCGCCACCATTCCCGAGCTGCCCTGGTTGGCGCGCAAGCGGATTCAGCAGGACTGGGGCATCTCCGACGAGGTGATGCGCGATCTGGTGAACAACGGCGTCATCGAACTGGTGACGGCGACCGTGTCTGCCGGCGCGTCCAGCGAGTCCGCGCGCGCCTGGTGGGGCAACTTCCTGGTGCAGAAGGCCAACGAGAGTGGTGTCGAGGTTTCGGCGCTACCCATCACACCGGCGCAGGTGGCCGCGGTGGTCAAGCTCGTCGATGAGGGCAAGTTGTCCAACAAGCTGGCCCGGCAGGTGGTCGAAGGTGTGCTCGCCGGCGAAGGCGAGCCCGAGGCGGTCATGACCGCCCGCGGCCTGGCGCTGGTCCGCGACGACTCCCTGATCCAGGCCGCCGTGGACGAGGCGCTGGCGGCCAACCCCGACATCGCCGAGAAGATCCGCGGCGGCAAGGTGCAGGCCGCCGGCGCGATCGTCGGGCAGGTCATGAAGGCCACCAAGGGCCAGGCCGACGCCGCGCGGGTGCGTGAGCTGGTGTTGGCGGCGTGCGGAGCCGGCTGACGTTCTAGGTGCCGCCGTAGCGTTCGGTCCTGATGCGCATCGGATCATGTCCGGC from Mycolicibacterium tokaiense includes the following:
- a CDS encoding MmcQ/YjbR family DNA-binding protein; this encodes MPHPIMFRDDDFGLAEVRRIALAFPGAFEKISHGRPVFYAPKSFVWYGGSSKQSGAVMRYDHAIIIKPAEAERPAFEQDQRFFYPMYLGPSGWLGLDLAAADVDWSEVAELIDTSYRLVASKTLIRELDQRTEGVS
- the ligA gene encoding NAD-dependent DNA ligase LigA codes for the protein MRHDPRLARPAEVSAPFANVTQVSSPEEETDQSTADARRQWQELADEVRGHQFRYYVKDAPVISDGEFDALLGRLTAIEERYPELRTPDSPSQLVGGAGFATEFGSVDHLERMLSLDNAFNADELAAWAVRIRTEVGDDVHYLCELKIDGVALALVYRDGRLERAATRGDGRTGEDVTLNARTIEDVPERLTASDEYPIPAVLEVRGEVFFRVADFEALNAGLVEDGKLPFANPRNSAAGSLRQKNPAVTARRKLRMICHGLGHAEGFAPPTLHDAYLALKAWGLPVSTHTAKVQGIEAVQERVSYWGEHRHDVEHEIDGLVVKVDEVALQRRLGATSRAPRWAIAYKYPPEEATTKLLDIRVNVGRTGRVTPFAYMEPVKVAGSTVGLATLHNGSEVKRKGVLIGDTVVIRKAGDVIPEVLGPVVDLRDGSETEFVMPTVCPECGTTLKPAKEGDADIRCPNSRSCPAQLRERVFHVAGRGAFDIEGLGYEAATALLQAGVISDEGDLFTLTAEDLLRTELFTTKAGELSANGKRLLANLDKSKAQPLWRVLVALSIRHVGPTAARALAGEFGSLEAITEATEEQLAATEGVGPTIAAAVTEWFTVDWHCAIVDKWRAAGVRMADERDASITRTLEGLSIVVTGSLTGFSRDQAKEAILVRGGKAAGSVSKKTAYVVAGDAPGSKYDKAVELGVPILDEDGFRALLENGPDVSDDQ
- a CDS encoding AAA family ATPase, whose product is MTAAMRDAIDVVEAISRQFSATVVGQDYLRESLLIGLLAGGHVLLEGVPGLAKTTAARTVAHAISGEFRRIQCTPDLLPSDIIGTQIYDSSAHTFTTQLGPVHSNIVLLDEINRSSAKTQSAMLEAMEERQTTIAGVDHPTPEPFLVIATQNPVDQEGTYPLSEAQTDRFMIKEVLRYPTPAEEAEMIFRMEAGVYEDNRKPSATVTLDDIRRVQHAARAVHMDPVLVRYVTELVHVTRQPGRQLPGQLARLVEYGASPRATIAFCRCAKAKAVLSGRDHVLPEDIRALAHRILRHRLILGFEAVNVGVTAEDVIDAVLQTVRVP
- a CDS encoding DUF58 domain-containing protein; its protein translation is MGRHLQRARSHFGTDTRGMLDGGRYALLHTRTLELDELRPYLPGDDVRDIDWKASARSTDVLVKRFVSEQHHKIVLVADGGRNVGALAPGGEVKRDVAVTAMGAVGLIALARSDEVGMVYGDGRGAVSIRSRRGEAHIESLLERYYTHGTDSPSDIGTQLAHVARAHRSRLLVIVVSDEPDVTPALEQALQRLSGRHEVLWLLTPDMPALGGDDHRDGFDVATGRFVLGAATLGARVADAYRAAEERRTVNLNNFLTANRIPFARIGASGEIRSALTQLSQVYRHAG
- a CDS encoding VWA domain-containing protein — protein: MTFAPVGSTTLILVIATVVLLLRLLALYRVWAQPRSRGRWQALARWAGLTTAALLLVGAAARPGVDADREVGADASAAAGPNIFLVVDRSAESPVIDMRAQLTGVLDEYPRARVALISFATSATVDWPLSEDVASLRSVIGGLTAYVPTVPDPQLQANAFAARDVLRSKIDTAATQYPGTPNLVFYFGTGDPDSVVSRGAFDLAPGSVAGGAVFEYQPADPARLQEIADQLGVPLGTALPDIGDAASVESVQVADRHEFYWAAALLAALLLLAEIAFTLREYHRNRLRR
- a CDS encoding tetratricopeptide repeat protein; protein product: MSRRRLVLYSAPLCIVVLLISIKMISVVVLGGSARDDFARHDIGALDADVSSLQILDIIEPGTTAFAAGTADVLAGRLPDAEQSFTEALGHADSCPARVNLLLVRETLGDLAFRDGQRDAAIARYRDALAVAQEAQPGCFAGNDDPEEQRRAVRADAVARLEGKLALVQGPALAPPPPPPAVAPPPPPPAGATVEEPAQPDEPPEPRTLGPGDPQDLLRRLLDDANSAGDGRE
- a CDS encoding amino acid-binding protein translates to MLRVPSYLLRVQLDDRPGSLGSLAVALGSVGADILSLDVVERTSGYAIDDLVVDLPPGAMPDMLITAAERLEGIRVDSIRPHTGLLEAHRELELIDHIAAAPPAGKLQVLADEAPRVLRVGWCTVARHSEAGIERVVGSPAAPETQAQSAPWLPLERATVLDGTADWVPQVWRDFDTTLAAAPLGDPHVAVILGRPGGPDFRPSEVARLGYLAGIVATILR
- the gatC gene encoding Asp-tRNA(Asn)/Glu-tRNA(Gln) amidotransferase subunit GatC produces the protein MSQISRDDVAHLARLARLALTDDELDSFSGQLDAILEHVSRIQAVDVTDVAPTGNPLKEVNVTRPDVVGPCLTQEEALAEAPNAVDGRFAVPQILGESQ